The following DNA comes from Sphingomonas flavescens.
CGCCAGTGCGCCCGCGACGCGAGCATCGAGCGTCCAGTCCGCCAGAGCAAAATCGCCCTCGGTGCCCTCACCCGCCTCGATGCGCGCGACCGCTTCGCGGATAGGCAAGATGCCGATTGCATCGGCTACGGTCCGTTCCGCGGGAAGATCCTGTGCGAGCGTTCCGATGCGTGCCGTGGCCGCGACGTGGCCACCGGACGGCTTTGCTTTACCGTCGATGATCGCCAGCAGTGTGGATTTACCGCTGCCGTTTCTTCCGACCAGGCCGACGCGCTGGTTTGTTGTGACTGAGAAGCTGAGGCCCGAGAAGAGCAGCCGGCCGTCAGGCGCGGAGGCGGAGACGGAATCTAGCGTAAGAAGGGAGGACACGGATCACCTAGGTTGGACGGAACGGTAGGGCTGATTAGTGCTGACCGTTCACCTGGCGATCCTTTCTTCCAGGGCCTCATTATGAGGGAAGTCGCACCGAACGCAAAGCTTGCGTCAGACCGTTGCTGAAAGGATCGCGCCGCAAGCTGATCTTGGTGGCTAGCGCCGAGCTGAGCGAAACTCGTCTGAGTCAGGCTTTCCGACGAGCCACTAATGTCTACACTGGGTCGAAAACGGACATTAGTGGCGCAGGCTTTCAGGAAGCCCATGGATCACTAGCAAGCGGTTTGGGGGTCGGTACTGGCCATTTTCCTCAAGCCACATAAGCAGCTAAGTGATCGCATCGACCTGATGATCAAATGCGGCCCTCGGAAAGCTTAATGGTTCAGCAAAGACATTGGCGGCCCAGTGAGCCTGTTCGGGGACAAATAGCTGGCCTGCCTTCACGTTGAGCGGTGCAGAAACGACCGGCGCGCAGTACACCACGGCTATAACGCGCAGTTTAGGCAGTCTGACGAAAAGGCAGCCAGTCCACGCGCGCATTTAGTACGCCCCCCACGGATCCAATTCAGCTGGCCAGTAACGTTCCGCGCTTTCGAAGTCGGAGTATTCGTCTATCAGCTCAGGCCCAGCGTTGATTATGGGCGGCCTGGCCTCACGTTCATCAACCCAGTTCATCAGTTGTGACAAGGCATCGACCTGATCATCATGCCGCGTCGACGGAAAGCCGAGCAACTCTGCCTTGAATGTGGCCAGCCATGGAGCCTCTTTGGGCAGGATTAGGTCTCCCGCTTCGATCATGATGCTCGCAGCCTCAAGCCTGGTGATTTTGTCGATCTTCGGCCGGCGAGCAATTGGCGAAGGAACGCCGCTCGGCGACTCGTTGCGGAGGCGCTGAATCAGTGCTGTCCCGTTCACCGTGTCTTCGACGAGAAGCGACTGGCACTCATGAAGACGTGCCAGGTCGATGCATGCCTTCCAGAGTTCGCTAAACTGAACCTTCCGCCGCCAAACATCGAGGAGGTACACCTTCCGGCCTCTCACCAGCGCCGTAATGCCGACGGAGAAGTCATTCCGCTCGTCATCCTTGGAAGCTGTGTCCCAGCTCTGAACAATGAGCCCGCCGTCACCTCTGCTCGGCGCTCGATCATACTCCAGCAGCCAATCCGCCTTGACGATGTGGCCCTTCGCGGGGACCGGGTCCTGTTGGTACTGCGCAGCGAACAGTCGTGAGCCAATCGATTTCTCGCGTTCGCGCAACTCGCTCAGCGGGCAAAAGCTAGGCGCCAAAGCCTGACCTTCCTCGCGAATGTGAATACGGCCGCGGGTCAGAGGAACGAGCTCACGCGAAGTGGCAATTGCGGGAAGAGAGAGTTGAGGCCAACCTCGCTCGGCCAGCATCCCAGCCAGGTCGTATTGGTGGAGCCGTTGCATAACGACAATGATCGCGCCCTCCGTGGGCTGATCTAGGCGGGAGCTCAGCGTTGAGAAGAACCACTCGACGACAGCCTCCCGCACAACATCTGACGTAACCTCGTCGGGCTTATGAGCATCGTCGACGATGATGTAGTCACCGCCTCGCCCTGTGAGCGTACCAGTGATGGAGGTTGAAAGGCGACCACCCGCGGCCGTCGTTTCGAAGTCGTGGACAGCGGACCGGCTGGCCCTGATCCTAGTTCGCGGAAAGAGCCGCTGATAGAATGTCGTTTGCATCAGCGTCCGACAGTCGCGGGCGAGCGCAGACGAGAGTTCATTCGAGTAGCTGACACAGACGAAGCGCAACGACGGATTGTGGCCCAGCTGCCAGGCGACCCACAGCACAGAGATCAGCAAAGACTTGAGATGCCGCGGCGGAAGGGTGACGACCAGGCCGCGGATCTCGCCCGCGCTGATCTGATCGAGGACGTGAGCAACGGCGTCGAAGTGCCAGTTGGGCTTGAGAGTACCTCCGCGGATCAGCGGGTAGGCACGAAGCACGAATGACACGAAGTCGCGGCGGCAGAGCTCGTCCATGAACGCTTCAGGGTCTTGGACAGACGCCAGCATCTGCGCGCGGTTCACTGGTCGTCTCCCGATGCGTTGCGGCCGTCGGAAGAGCGGGGACCGTTCTCACCGTCAGCCCTTGCGCCATCGCTCTGTTGCGCTGATCTGCCCAGGAAGTGCTCCAGAATGCTTTGATCATGCGACGACAGGGTAGTCTGCTTGGGACGCTGATCTTCGAAGCCCTCGAACTGAATGATCAGGCCAACGATCTTTTCTGCCGCGCGAACATCGCCTTTGGCTGCTTTCGCGATGAGGGATTTTAGGACGAGGCGGCGCTTGGGCAGCTTCCTGACCCTGCCGCCTTCGGTAACTTCCACGAGTTCGTTGAGCTCCTGCCGCAGCTCAGATCGCAGTCCCTTCGCTCCCGTGGGGCGCCCGCCTTTGTTACCGGACACGCCAGGAGGAAACTGGGTTCGTCGTGAGCCTTCCGATTTGCCCCGTCCGTCCTCAGTCATGGCCTTGGCCCTCCTGACGATCGGCAGCGACCTCATCGAAGGTACGCCCGTCGGCATGCGTCGGGACCAAACCTGTCGCGTCACGGAGGCGTCGAAGCGCCGTATCGACGAACACGGGGTCATATTCGATTGCAGCGCCCCGACGTCGCGTCCTGTGACATGCCTGCAGGGTTGTCCCGGACCCGCTAAATGGATCGAGGACGAGATCATTGGGATTGCTGAAATCCAGCAGGAAATCGGCCACAAGAGCAGTCGGCTTTATGGTACAATGGTCCTTTAGGTCCCGCTCCCGACCTTTGTAGAAGCCGCTCGCTCCGGTATATTCTACGACATTGGTGCGATAGCGGCCGGAACCGAGCACGTTGTTGACGTGCTTCGCGCGCCCTGACTTGAAGATCAGGATTAGTTCGTGACGTGATTTCAGGAACGCCCCTTGGCCTCCCGAGGGCTTGGCCCATACAACCAGTTGCTTGAACTCGCTGTAGACGCCGTCCCCGGCGTCCAGGATCTCCCGCAGATGCCGCCAGTCCATACAGTGCAAATGCAGCGAGCCGTCAGTGGAGAAGCGGACGCAATTGCGGAACACCATCCGCAGAAAGGCGGTGAATTCCGCCACTGACATTTCGCCAGTCGCCATGGCCCACTGGCGCGGCTTGACCTTGCCATTTCCGCCGACGTGGCCATCCAGCTTCACGTTATAAGGAGGGTCCGCGAAGATCAGCTTCGCCCGCTCACCCGCGAGCAGCGCTTCGTAGCTGGAGCTGTCTCGGGAGTCTCCGCAGTAGAGCCGGAGATCTTCGCCGATCATCCACAAATCACCCGGGCGGGTAACAGCAACAACGTCGTCGAGTGGCATTTCCACGAGCTCGTCGTCGGGTGGAGGTTCCTCGCTGATGCTGAAGTCCAACGCCGACAGATCGAAGCC
Coding sequences within:
- the terL gene encoding phage terminase large subunit, with the protein product MNRAQMLASVQDPEAFMDELCRRDFVSFVLRAYPLIRGGTLKPNWHFDAVAHVLDQISAGEIRGLVVTLPPRHLKSLLISVLWVAWQLGHNPSLRFVCVSYSNELSSALARDCRTLMQTTFYQRLFPRTRIRASRSAVHDFETTAAGGRLSTSITGTLTGRGGDYIIVDDAHKPDEVTSDVVREAVVEWFFSTLSSRLDQPTEGAIIVVMQRLHQYDLAGMLAERGWPQLSLPAIATSRELVPLTRGRIHIREEGQALAPSFCPLSELREREKSIGSRLFAAQYQQDPVPAKGHIVKADWLLEYDRAPSRGDGGLIVQSWDTASKDDERNDFSVGITALVRGRKVYLLDVWRRKVQFSELWKACIDLARLHECQSLLVEDTVNGTALIQRLRNESPSGVPSPIARRPKIDKITRLEAASIMIEAGDLILPKEAPWLATFKAELLGFPSTRHDDQVDALSQLMNWVDEREARPPIINAGPELIDEYSDFESAERYWPAELDPWGAY
- a CDS encoding DUF5681 domain-containing protein; this encodes MPTGVPSMRSLPIVRRAKAMTEDGRGKSEGSRRTQFPPGVSGNKGGRPTGAKGLRSELRQELNELVEVTEGGRVRKLPKRRLVLKSLIAKAAKGDVRAAEKIVGLIIQFEGFEDQRPKQTTLSSHDQSILEHFLGRSAQQSDGARADGENGPRSSDGRNASGDDQ
- a CDS encoding DNA methyltransferase: MSLILNHPKLEMHPLSELHTNPKRLRKPSKKQIEQLISSLRRFGFRGALLVDANGMIVAGNSMFEAARAAGYTEVPVIRMAFLNDTERRAFIIAHNRLAELSEWDNEALASELQFLFDHDLHLDGTGFDLSALDFSISEEPPPDDELVEMPLDDVVAVTRPGDLWMIGEDLRLYCGDSRDSSSYEALLAGERAKLIFADPPYNVKLDGHVGGNGKVKPRQWAMATGEMSVAEFTAFLRMVFRNCVRFSTDGSLHLHCMDWRHLREILDAGDGVYSEFKQLVVWAKPSGGQGAFLKSRHELILIFKSGRAKHVNNVLGSGRYRTNVVEYTGASGFYKGRERDLKDHCTIKPTALVADFLLDFSNPNDLVLDPFSGSGTTLQACHRTRRRGAAIEYDPVFVDTALRRLRDATGLVPTHADGRTFDEVAADRQEGQGHD